GATCTTGCTTCCGTTGTCGCACAACATGTATCATGGGATTTCCACGGTAATGAAGCtttaactataaaaaatattttttgttcataattttccattaccacctaataccacatgttcaaatgCTAAtgtattagaatgaattttgagAAGAGAATAAGATTGTTGAAAGAGAATAAGCAGTCATCAAATTTATCAAGagatatataccaaaatcacactgacttttcattctcattcccaccatttagtaccgattaccaaacTGGTGATCCACTTGCAAAATCTGAACGAGCTACCCAACCAAGAACACTCTACATATAACTTGACTGCCTATTACACAATGATGGTCCTAGTTTTCAGAAGATATATTCATTTGCTTACGAATGAAACAGATGGTCTTAACTCTTAAACGAGGAAACCGGTATTCGATATTTCTAATATTCAAATGTGTGAAAACATAGGCTAACTCTAGAACTGCATGGAATGAGACGACCAAATACAAACAACAGCAAGTGAAAAGCAAGCGTCTACTTCTCAATCTATATACATACATGAGAATAGAAGAACTTTTACCTGCAAGGGAGAATCTCCGGCGAAACGTTTCACGCCTGTCACAGAACAACCCATGATGAGTCCATGACGGCGAACCCCACGGTACCACTCAGGGCCAATCCTTTTTATCTGAACATCCTCAAAACCTGCTTTTGTAAACCATTCAATATACTCTTCCTCCTTTGGAAAGAGCATCCAAACATCAGCAAAGAAGCGAGAGAGCCAAAATGTGGGATAAACAGGACCGATCACACATGCTTTCCCTCCCAACTTTAGCACCCTGTATGCTTCCCTTATGCCTCGTTGTGGGTCAGGCCAGTACTCAATACTGCAATCAATCAAGTaacataatacaaattaaacttCATTTTTCGATGGCCATACCCCCAACAAAATCCGTTAAGCAGGCATTGCTCAAACCTAAGTAAGAATTATACTTCTCTATACCCAAATGCATATAACCCCTCAATACTTTAAGAACCATAAAACTAAGAATTTACAGTGTCTTAACTCTAGCATCTTGCCAATGTAGAAGTATATAAGCTACTTATTCGATCAGCACGAGATACCTTTACTGTAATAACAAAGGAAAAATCGTTCCAAAAGAAAAATACAGTCGTACAAACTCTTGCCAGTTACCAATTCAAATTCCCTTCAAAATTTGAAATGCTTCCAAAACATTATACTATAAGACTAAATCTCTATCACACAAAAAAACACTTTCAACTTGACCTGAAATTTCACCTATAACTTCACACATATAACCTATACTACATTCAGGACCCCATCACTCATGAACTCATGCACAATGTTAAGCCCTCAGGAAAATTAGTCTACCATTTTGGTCTCAAACTATAATCCCTGAACTTGCTTAAGCTATTATCCTTAAACATCACCATCACTTTAAGAGTGTTTCTTCTTAAAAGTTAACAAAAGAAATACCATGTTTAATTTAATCATCTTGCTCCAAAGGTTGCATTTATCTTAAGGTGACAACAATACATCAGAATTAGTAAGCAAGCACAATGGGTCACACCACTTAATGCCTATGTCTATAAAACACATTATAGTCACAAATAAACAGGCCCAAGAAAGTACAgtcatttttaaaatatacaaaGGCAACCAAAATTCTGCTTCACTAAAGTAGATACAAAAACAATACCAAAACTAGAGGGGTTCATTTAGGTTATCGGGTTAATTTCGTGTCAGATGTTTCTAATCGATTCAAAATTgggttttgtgtccatattgatttttatatttttaaaattcattttgaaatcagATTAAGTCAAAGTCAGGTAAATATTGGATCATGGGCACTATTTTGAAACCTCTAACAAAAACCATAATTTCAACAAAATGGGGATTCATAAATTTGacaacaccaccaccacaacaatgccaaagcacTTGAAGCTTAAGGCAATATACCAGTGTCAATGATCATCCACATAAATTCTCTTCCtccttttttattaatcttttaccATCTTATCATAACTAAATTAGACGATcaacaaaatttaaacaaccaCAAACCACAAAACACTTGTAGTTAAGGCAATATACCTTCCAGCAGACACATATCTATCAGCATAATCAGTAGGAAAAGGAAGATCCTCAGCATCACCCTCAATAATCCTACACTCTCTCAATGGCTCCTTTTGCTTTGCCTTAGCAAGTTGATGTGGTGACTGATCTAAAATGGTAACATTCTTAGCATCAACATGTTTGACTATACCCAAAGTACAAAACCCAGTTCCCCCACCAACATCAACCACTAACATATTTCTATCAAACAAATCAGCAGGTTCTAAAGCCTCATCTCTCATATCTTCAGTCCAATGCCCAGGATTTATAATGTGGTCATAAACAATggataaaaacctataaaaccAGAATGCTTCCTTTTTGTGTTGTATAAATCTGGGTTGTGATGCAGGCCTTGAAGCTGAAACACTgcattttgtgataagggtttTTGTCCTCAAATTCTTCGAATTTGGGGAAAATGTTAAAGTGGGAATTTGGTGTTTTCCACTATAATCTGAcccagaaaatcgcaacttacttGGGGCGGTTTTATTGATTAGGGTAAGTTTATCAGCACTAATTAGCATTGAACAAGCCATGGATTGATTAAATGATGAAAACCCAGATGAAAATTCAGGATAACCGACAGTATCCAGAAGCTTTTTTAGCACCATAGACGCTATTTTATGGACTGAAATGATGCTGAGTGGCCTACGGTCAAAGAAACTTCATTCTTGAATCTTGAGTATACTTGTCATCTACGGTGTTTgtgaaaataagttaaaattgtcaaataagttattttatattatttaaaatatcataatcataattataaatattaatgaaaGAATTGAAAAGTAATACATGCGATTTCTTAGAGTTtgtcaaatatataaatattaatttaatatgacTATAATTGATTGTGCTCATGACACAAGTTAAATTAAGtaagtatttaaaatatattttttcaaaaattttttatatctaaataaaaatcttaatgagattattattttcaaaaaaattatcttaTACGTTAGtctgaaatttttttgaaaaatatattgatttaaattatcattataatcatgaaaattaatagaatacaaattattttatttatatatgtctctATAGTAAACTCCGTGCATTGCACGGGGTTCTAAATTAGTTTAACCTAAATAGAGTGTTGAATGGTCATATCATTTAATGCtattttatgttaaattaattgatgaaataatttattgtaatgaataaattattttaactcAATCTGCTCATAACAGAGATTTAAAATTAGCTAGTCAAACTAATTGTTGAAATAAGTTGATCATATCAAATTGCATATCAAAGGGACAAAAATAgtaattttaaattgttatacGTTTCATATAACAACCTGATTAGTACGCGTGTGATATATAATGATGAGTTTGATGACAGTTtctatctaaaatattttaaattttttaaaaaaataatgttgtTTGCAGTGAATAAACAAGTATACCATTTGTCTTTGATTATAAAAAACATCTAGCAGGATATAGTAAActcatttaaataataattatataataggagtattcaataataatactctaaaatataataataataataataataataataataataataataataataataataatgacatcaACAggataaattaaagaaaaaatttcatAACAAATTGAAACAAACATTTTTAAAAGAAGATCATGCTTGCATTTTAGTTTggttatatttatttatgtattatcATTCATCAATTATATTAAGCCATtccttttaatattatattccACTTTTATTGTGCTATGACTTTTTTGCATTTAAGTGGGGGTCATTGCAACATATACTTTTacaaaatatcaataaaaataaaagaaagtaattatgtgaagtatttattttgataaaagcaaaaaataataaagaaagttGAATTATGGAAACACTTCTATCAGTACATATAGCCCCTCTTGTATGAGATCATCTTATTACGAGACGAATTCAAATAAAAACTTCATTGtgctaaaaatttttattattagactatttaatCCAAGTGAAGGTCGCATCGAATGGTCGAATTGGTGTAAGGAAATTGGGCTTGCAAAAGTGTGTAGCCTAGTTTTCGTCTGTAGAAATTCTGGGCTTCATTTTTTGCACGATGAGGTTAGCGAGATTGGAAAAGGATTGGGCTGGGCTGGATTTTTGTTCATCGAATGAGACAAGTTCCAAACAAATAATCATCTCATCTTGTATGATAGTCTCACGATGAGacaacttcaaaataaaatgCTCATTAGCTAAAAGCTTCTATTATTAAGCTATTTAACTCAAGTATGAGGCATatttcacggtgagaccatctcatacaagaatttgtgcaaATTATTCAAGAAGTCTATTGAATATTTGtgcacaaattgttgtataagaCAGTTTCATTGTAATTTGTAAGACACATTATATACATAGATTAACTGACttaattaatacaattaatGAGATTGTAGTTTCTTGTTTAAGATCGTCTCAGCAAAGGACAATCTCTTGTAAGAGTGCTGCTATCTATAGGCTAGGCTGGATGTTTAAGAATGGAAATTAATACATGGGTTtacgtttatttttcatttgttttacaATACTTGCTACATTGTTGTACATGTCATAAAGCAACTTATAAATTATCATATTTACCTCTATCTTATTCCTAGTCCATATATCTCTCAATAATCCTA
This Amaranthus tricolor cultivar Red isolate AtriRed21 chromosome 13, ASM2621246v1, whole genome shotgun sequence DNA region includes the following protein-coding sequences:
- the LOC130798551 gene encoding 2-methyl-6-phytyl-1,4-hydroquinone methyltransferase, chloroplastic-like, translating into MVLKKLLDTVGYPEFSSGFSSFNQSMACSMLISADKLTLINKTAPSKLRFSGSDYSGKHQIPTLTFSPNSKNLRTKTLITKCSVSASRPASQPRFIQHKKEAFWFYRFLSIVYDHIINPGHWTEDMRDEALEPADLFDRNMLVVDVGGGTGFCTLGIVKHVDAKNVTILDQSPHQLAKAKQKEPLRECRIIEGDAEDLPFPTDYADRYVSAGSIEYWPDPQRGIREAYRVLKLGGKACVIGPVYPTFWLSRFFADVWMLFPKEEEYIEWFTKAGFEDVQIKRIGPEWYRGVRRHGLIMGCSVTGVKRFAGDSPLQLGPKAEDVAKPVNPLVFIYRFILGGLASTYYVLVPIYMWIKDKIVPKGMPL